In a single window of the Populus alba chromosome 16, ASM523922v2, whole genome shotgun sequence genome:
- the LOC118037445 gene encoding uncharacterized protein: protein MAESLDNGEFWLPPQFLLDDDTVLMEKNTANKKNWSTKDVFGYSETEYGKSSVPYEFPYGFGSFGFSSDLSSPVESVVGSTETESDEEDYLAGLTRQMAHSTLEDDSKRNDLPCGTEKTKGWVLSGSPQSTLCAVGSRCGCRQGCSRGSPNGSSPPATWDLLYEAAGEVERMRMNNEEGCCLNSQSRGLSGPPRKPPPISIPSKNPITDVSLYQQQQSLAYQKLQASQQLRRQVMQQQGVWGGQNNIMGTGALFPQKPHQTQPVVQNRGRNITSVGRGPLGLSASAWPPLQNMTQQHQHLQQQNNNHGGSGMRAVFLGNPGGKRECAGTGVFLPRQIGTRTESRKKQGCPTVLLPAKVVLALNLNLEGMGAQAQFQPRFNGSFTTDSDTAAARPRSNNIPSHHQKHRNGRPQPVMNNEVSLPSEWTY from the exons atGGCAGAGAGTTTGGATAACGGTGAGTTTTGGCTGCCTCCTCAGTTTCTCTTAGACGACGATACAGTACTTATGGAAAAGAATACTGCTAATAAGAAGAACTGGAGCACCAAGGACGTCTTTGGCTACTCTGAAACTGAGTATGGAAAATCTTCGGTCCCATACGAGTTTCCTTATGGATTTGGTTCCTTTGGGTTTTCTTCGGATCTCAGTTCTCCTGTTGAGTCTGTGGTTGGCTCTACTGAGACAGAGAGTGACGAAGAAGATTACCTGGCTGGTTTAACTCGACAAATGGCTCACTCCACCCTTGAAGATGATTCCAAGAGAAACGACCTTCCTTGCGGCACCGAAAAGACCAAG GGTTGGGTTTTGTCTGGATCGCCTCAATCAACGCTATGTGCAGTTGGAAGCAGGTGCGGTTGTAGACAAGGGTGTAGCCGTGGAAGCCCGAATGGGTCTTCACCTCCAGCAACTTGGGATCTGCTGTACGAGGCTGCAGGGGAAGTAGAGAGGATGAGAATGAACAACGAAGAAGGATGTTGCCTTAACAGCCAAAGTAGAGGACTATCAGGTCCACCAAGAAAACCCCCTCCAATCTCTATTCCGTCGAAAAATCCCATAACCGACGTTAGTCTCTACCAACAGCAGCAGTCCCTTGCTTACCAGAAGTTGCAGGCATCTCAA CAACTTAGACGACAAGTGATGCAGCAGCAGGGTGTTTGGGGAGGGCAAAACAACATTATGGGGACTGGAGCATTGTTTCCTCAAAAGCCGCATCAGACCCAGCCAGTGGTCCAAAACAGAGGGAGGAATATTACTAGTGTTGGTAGAGGACCACTGGGTTTATCTGCATCTGCTTGGCCGCCTCTACAAAACATGACACAGCAACATCAACATCTCCAGCAGCAGAACAACAATCATGGTGGTTCGGGCATGCGTGCTGTTTTCCTTGGTAATCCTGGAGGGAAAAGAGAATGTGCTGGTACTGGGGTTTTCTTACCTCGTCAAATCGGTACCCGAACTGAATCTCGCAAGAAGCAAG GGTGTCCCACTGTTTTGCTTCCAGCGAAAGTGGTGCTGGCTCTCAATTTGAATTTGGAAGGAATGGGTGCTCAGGCACAGTTCCAGCCTCGTTTTAATGGAAGTTTCACAACTGACAGTG ATACCGCTGCTGCAAGGCCTCGCAGCAATAACATTCCTTCTCATCATCAGAAACATCGCAATGGCAGGCCACAACCAGTAATGAACAACGAAGTCAGCTTACCCTCGGAATGGACTTATTGA
- the LOC118037442 gene encoding peptidyl-prolyl cis-trans isomerase PASTICCINO1 — translation MAAEDGTAQEYVPQKKNKEPTETEKRRKKIVPGSLMKAEIRPGGGDARPSDGDQVIYHCTVRTLAGVVVESTRSEYGGKGTPIRQVLGKSKMLLGLLEGLPTMLRGEVAMFKMKPQMHYSEEDCPVSPPSSFPRDDELHFEIEMIDFSKVKVVSDDLGVIKKVIDEGQGWESPREPYEVKAWISAKTGDDKVILSPKQGEPYFFTIGKSEVPKGLEMGIGTMTREEKAVIYVTNQYLTESPLMSVVGLEEVQFEVELIHFTQVRDMLGDGRLIKRRLRDGKGEFPMDCPLQDSLLRIHYKGMLLNEEKTVFIDTRIDNDGQPLEFSSGEGLVPEGFEMCVRLMLPGEVALVTCPPDYAYDKFTRPANVPEGAHIEWEIELLGFEMPKDWTGLDFQGVMDEAEKIRTTGNRLFKEGKFELAKAKYEKVLREFNHVNPQDDEEGKVFLNTRNLLNLNVAACHLKSGECRKSIETCNKVLEANPAHVKALYRRGMAYMEVGDFEEARSDFEMMLKVDKSSEPDATAALKKLKQKQQDVEKKARRQFKGLFDKKPGEIADAGTDDRGEEQSTSENQKNDDQEDSNGTDTEDVEDVANEPREGLFSRLWPTGRRLFSALGLRRCAIL, via the exons ATGGCTGCGGAGGACGGTACGGCGCAAGAATATGTGCCACAGAAGAAGAATAAAGAGCCTACCGAGACCGAGAAGAG GAGAAAGAAAATTGTGCCTGGAAGTTTAATGAAAGCTGAAATTAGACCAGGAGGAGGTGATGCGAGACCATCTGATGGTGATCAG GTCATATATCATTGCACTGTTAGGACCTTAGCTGGAGTTGTTGTTGAGTCTACAAGATCAGAATATGGAG GCAAGGGCACTCCAATACGACAGGTTTTGGGAAAAAGCAAGATGTTATTAGGATTACTTGAAGGGCTTCCAACAATGTTGAGGGGTGAAGTTGCAATG TTCAAGATGAAACCTCAAATGCATTATTCTGAGGAGGACTGTCCAGTTTCACCTCCAAGTAGCTTTCCAAGGGATGATGAACTTCATTTTGAGATTGAGATGATAGACTTTTCGAAAGTCAAG GTTGTCAGTGATGATTTAGGAGTCATAAAGAAG GTAATAGATGAAGGGCAGGGTTGGGAGTCGCCAAGAGAACCGTATGAAGTAAAAGCTTG GATTTCTGCAAAGACGGGAGATGACAAAGTAATTCTATCGCCCAAACAAGGAGAACCTTATTTCTTTACTATTGGAAAATCTGAG GTACCTAAAGGTCTTGAGATGGGAATTGGAACTATGACACGAGAAGAGAAGGCAGTAATATATGTTACCAATCAGTACTTGACTGAATCTCCGCTCATGTCCGTGGTAGGTCTTGAGGAAGTTCAGTTCGAAGTAGAGCTTATCCATTTCACTCAG GTGAGGGACATGCTTGGAGATGGACGCTTGATAAAGCGTCGGCTTCGTGATGGAAAAG GTGAGTTTCCTATGGATTGCCCACTTCAGGACAGTCTACTTCGCATTCATTACAAGGGTATGCTGCTTAATGAAGAAAAGACAGTCTTCATTGATACAAGAATTGATAATGATGGTCAGCCTTTGGAGTTCAGCTCTGGAGAAGGGCTT GTGCCTGAAGGTTTTGAAATGTGTGTGCGCTTAATGCTTCCTGGAGAGGTAGCTCTTGTTACTTGCCCTCCTGACTACGCATATGACAAGTTTACCAG ACCGGCAAATGTTCCTGAAGGTGCTCATATTGAATGGGAAATTGAGCTTCTTGGTTTTGAGATGCCAAAG GATTGGACTGGTTTGGACTTTCAGGGTGTAATGGATGAAGCAGAGAAGATCAGAACCACA GGAaacaggcttttcaaagaaggaAAGTTTGAGCTTGCTAAGGCAAAATATGAGAAG GTTCTTCGAGAATTTAATCATGTTAATCCACAAGATGACGAGGAAGGGAAAGTTTTCCTGAATACAAGA AATTTGTTAAATCTAAATGTCGCTGCCTGCCACCTCAAATCAGGGGAATGCAGAAAGTCCATTGAGACATGCAATAAG GTTCTGGAAGCAAATCCTGCACACGTCAAGGCCCTTTATCGCCGTGGAATGGCCTACATGGAAGTTGGAGATTTTGAGGAAGCAAGAAGTGATTTTGAAATG ATGTTGAAAGTCGACAAATCATCTGAACCTGATGCAACAGCAGCTCTTAAAAAACTGAAGCAGAAGCAGCAG GATGTCGAGAAGAAGGCACGTAGACAATTTAAAGGACTATTTGACAAGAAGCCAGGGGAAATTGCAGATGCTGGAACCGACGACAGAGGAGAAGAGCAGAGTACAAGTGAAAATCAGAAGAATGATGATCAGGAGGATTCAAATGGGACTGACACAGAGGATGTTGAAGATGTGGCCAACGAACCTAGAGAAGGATTGTTCTCCCGCTTGTGGCCAACTGGTAGAAGATTGTTTTCAGCTCTCGGGCTTCGAAGATGTGCGATATTGTGA